The genomic segment TTTGGATTTTACACCCAGATATGTCAGTGGTGAGACTGACAAAGACATCCAAAGGCAGGTCCTCATTCGTCAGGCACAGATAGCCAAAGAATTGGATCTCCCTATGTGAGTCAGGCTGTCGTCATTTTACTGGTGGAATTTGAAGTTTTGCAATTTTTTCCTAATCATTTATAGTattttaattcaagaaatccACTTACATATGGAGCTAGATTAGGGTCAAAACTGAAATTTCAAGTTTTGATCTtcaattttgaaaaatacaccaacatataaattttaaaaaatgagtgcACAATTTTTTTCAACTCTGGTAATtctttcaaatacattttttgtttttaatttttaactttcatGCGTTTCCTTCAGTTGCATGTTTTATCTTTTCAGATtcagatattatttttttttacagttttatacaaTATATAGTATACAGTAGTTGTACAATAACATGAAAAACTTAATTTGTCCCTCAGCCAACAGACTTCcataatatttttatgttttttctagAAATGTTCATTCACGGTCTGCAGGGAGACCCACCATCCAGCTCCTGAAGGAGCAAGGTAAATACCAAAgtttagattattttatttctttttcttttttcatatattttacaaGTTAACTGCAATTCCTCTGAAATTTCACTAGGTGTCGAAAAAGCCCTGCTTCATGCTTTTGATGGGAAACCGTCAGTTGCTCTGGAGGGAGTGAAGGCTGGATATTTCTTTTCCATCCCACCATCCATCATACGCAGTGAACAGGTACAAAAGAGCACCTGGTCGAGTTAGATTAACATTAACAAGCCACAAATACATTCCACATATATTCTTGtttgtcatttatatttttgaatAGACATTAAAACATGGATTTTATAGACATGGTTGCAGGTCGTTTGGATTTATTTGCATTAACCTTTTTGTATGCAAGTATTTCAAGTTTACATAACTGAATTACTGACACGATCTCTTCAGACAGCACTGACTTGTTTACTTGGTTGACTTTATCAAATCGGATGTTAATGATTGATGATGgtttctttgtgtattttccACCAAGAAGCAGAAACTTGTGAAACAGTTGCCGTTAGAGAACATCTGTCTAGAAACTGATTCACCTGCTCTCGGCCCAGAAAAGCAGGTAAAGGATTAAAATAACTGCCTGAAATCTAGAACCAGAATATTTACCAGTAGTTAATACAATTCATAGGTCTGATATACCTTTGTTCTTGTGATATTGCATGTATATTTGTGAATCTTTTATATTTCTTGCATGCTTTTATCAGTATAATTGCTAACATTTTATTTACCTGATCATACCATATCTTTCTTGTTCTGTGTCTTGATTGCAGGTGAGAAATGAGCCCAAAAACATCTGTATCTCTGCAGAGTACATCAGTAAGATTAAAGGAGTGTCGCtgcaggaggtgatggaggtgaCCACACAGAACGCTCTCCGACTCTTCCCAAAGCTAAAATCTGCTATCAGACCCTGATAGAGTCTTAAAAGTTTACTTCATCAGTCTAGAATATCTTGAACTATATGTCGAGGTAACTTAATGTGGAAGTCAGATTGAACCATGATGCCCTGAAgtgtaaatcattaaaaaaaaaaaaattgtcagacaAGGTGTAAATCAGTGCCGGAGCCAcatattaacaacaaaaaacaccaaaatgttGGCTCTATAACTGGGTTTCAGTGCTGAAAGCCATTTATTTATCTCCGTTTATTCTTTAATAAAAGATGAGATAATTTAACACACAAGTTGGATATTTTTCATGTGTCCGATACATCTGAAACATCCAGCATTTCATAAACACCTTGTCATGCAACACAGACAACAGCTGGCATCCATCACAGCCGCTCGTTTCATTCATGTCACTGTAAAGagaataatcattttttaaaatagattttccATCAACAGACCTAAGCAGAGCAGCGATATCATTATGCCAGCAATTTTAATGTCACtcatgctatttattttaacgaTGCTGCTCTTTATGTATAATTAAAAGGTGAGTCATCCTTCACTTAACATCAGCTGCTGCAGCCAAACTCTAATGGCCCTGCATCAGTGGCAGTTCACAGCTGTATGAGGTATTGCTGCCTTCAAATGCTCCTCATAAAATCCTACGTTTGAGCTTTCATGTTCATCCTACTGTTTaattttagagtgttttactgCTGCTAACActttaatttgttaatttgttaTAATTCTTGTCACTTCCCACCATCAAATATGTTGACACAGCCCCACATATCAACTTCAGGCAAATACTGTAAATTTGTGCAGTAGATGTAGGAACAGTAAGTCATGTGCTCATGTAATGGCATAGTTTAAATATAAGAGTTTGTCCAGGCCCCTACATTTCCACAATAAAATTAgtgaaatacttttattttgttccaATTTCCCGGATTATCttgttgcaaaaaataaattaaaactatcaaaaGTCTGTAGacagtttttttcattaattgaaCATATAAGttatggtaaaatcttttttcatttaatcagGTTAAGAGGTATATAATTGCAAGGttagaagaaaatataattaaggaagaaaaacagttaTACCATTAAACTATTTAGTCTGCATTTGAGGTCGTTGGCCTCTATATAACTTACccatacatttataaataaataattaacttttaatttatttatttattgatttgttcTTTAAGTAAATGTATAGTTTCtgaaaaatcttaattttacttttatttaaaataagggGTTAGTTTGTGTCTTTGAACTTTCCACACTGCAATACAACAAAAGGTcaagtaaaataattttgaaattaaaatgtattaatgcagatcaaaaacttttgtttgtaaattaaaaaaaatgtttgcaaatccaaaagttttgATGCTTTTGAGCTGAATGTTGTGGGTGAGAATGttaatacttttaattaaagtaGGATTGTAACTTTTGACTTTAAcgcaaaatcaaaatcaaaatcaatcaaaattactttattaatcccagaggggaaatccagttagtctgttagctctgttagaatgagacagcctgatgtctgtaggagcaaacgatcttttgtatctctccgtcctgcaacagagagagaggagccgtccactgctgtttttttggtccataaaggttttgtgtagcggatgatctgggtatttcaggatggcctcgaacatgttgacaggtcatctctccaccacctcctccagtgtgtccaacctggcttcaaccacagaaccagctctatagaccagtctgtccaaccgccttcatctctgtgtctgatgctgcctccccagcagactgcagcagaaaacacactaccaccacagactgataaaacatctgcagcatcttactacagatgtccagagatttgagcttcaagaagaaaaagaggcagctctgcccctttttgtagagagcgtctgtatTTAGGGaccagttagggctgggcgatatatcaatataaaagatacatcaatatattttttaatgtaatatggaattagaccatattgcatatatcgatatatagtAAATTTTTATCTTTCTTTATGTATAAATTCTGCCCTTATTAGGGTTTCTCATAtctagttcttttgtaatgttcgttattcttttctcatataaatatatttatttcagaaaaagattggcttattttatttcataggctatttttatttaagatatttttttaatttaaatgtgcactttatggagctttggtttttttttttttaaaaggtactcctgttgctATACAGTATTCATGTTCACTTCAGCGATTTCAATacaactacttgtgacatgtcatatttgactttgactttgactgaacatttgttcttactttgcgataaaaattgggatatatattgatatgcagcctaaatatatcgggatatgactcttggtccatatcgcccagtccTAATCACCATGTCGTATACCCTtggatacttataacttggccccacctccatgtccaccccacaggtattcactggctgaagagaggtttgaacctgcggaaatctatgatcatttcctttcCCCTGatcatccagctccactggctacctgttgcaccccgcatcaaattcaaatctctaatgctcgcctataaagttgtctccggtGCTGCACCCAGCTACTttaacgccctgattcagacatatgctacctaaCGACTGTtacgctcttccaatgaacggcgcctggctctgccccccgttggtccaaggcaatccagactctttgcatttcttgttccccgcttgtggaacacactaccagttcctaccagagcaggggcgtccctctctacatttaaaaaacacctgaagctcttcagagagcatcttctctagcaccacacgataattctactccttaatgaattatcactagcacttattgatgcactacaGTAATGGCTCTTATCACATCTTGATTGTTCCTCTTTGTTCCTGTGAGTGGCTTTAGATAAAAGCGTccgctaaatgactaaatgttaatgtagtctttgaggtgttgaGTAGGAGAttatagttcttgtgactccagtcactgaaggcttggagtcacaagaactatttCCTACTAATCACCTCATAACGTGGGTCATTGCAGTTCATTATACATTtcaacttaacccataagaacccatggtgacacgcatgtaacaaacactttaaatgttcaagaatctcccatatacagctttatgcttgactttaactcattaagtctcttagcaagactgtgtgactgtgacaagaagtgacttctccaaaatgtggctgtgactggaaacagaaatgtgaaaaagtagctaatttcaaaaagattattttttgttactaggctaagtttaaatccatttaacaattctaatccattaatgtcctgtattgcacttaacctgttttgaccatatttcctgaacaaataaatataaaacaagtagCAAAAATATCAATGTGACGTATACGTAACAAAATGGTAATAggccactcaattattttcgctgtttgaattattttaaattaatatatggtCTGCTtttcaatttaaagtacatttgaccaaatataaacaaaaaataatcctatcctgtcacaattttgatatatgttgtggagatgcaaagaaaaaggcaaatttgtgtttctgttagcAGAAAAgttgtctagtttatttattttaaataagaaatatcataaacataaattccataaacgcccaatgtaacgtatatgtaaacatcacagatctttggcATTTAGGGCGagtattctattttatttttgtgatccACTTAGTATGTGGTATATCTTATGGGtttggagtccaactatttattgaaaatacacgttttatttacagtaataactttatttatatatgatatgtagacaagctgagaaagccagttggaagtgcatcataggagctttcacagtgtgccatttatgttttctAGACCATTtctaaattgtgaattttctttctacaatgaaaactataactttttaatttacatgcaaagagactgttttgtagttttattatttattattttctgctgtttgtgtgtacaaatgtttttttaatggtacatttccatagacaccattgtcgtttgtttgtattttcggttcctggcagctttatactttaattaaaataaaatggagaATCTAAcggatagccaagtttgtgtggagaaaaaggagccatgcatgtgatgtaaggacagaccatagactgaaagatgctaaacagagaaagaagaagaagaagaagaagaaaaagactttattaatcccacaatggggaaattcatcctctgcatttaacccatccttttttacacacaagtgaatttaatgcataaaattaattaatgcataggaagttgacaaatttgaaccaaaatctcctggacttcagaggtttaacttaATTTATGTGTTCActgagaggggggaaaaaatcatatCTTTGTGGTATCTTGTGAACGCAGCATGCGTGCGGTTGACGCCCCGCCCCGCCCGGACACGTCAGCTGCCACACACTCACTGGGCAGAAACCAGACGGGCCATGGGAGCGACTGACAGTCTGTTGAACCAGTGCGGAGGTTTGTTGATACCCGGAGCTCGCGCCTGAACTTTGCCTCATTGGCTCGTGTTTGTCAAACTCTCCTCGCGGGGTCGCCTCGGGGAAAAAAACTCCGCTTGTCCTTCAGCGTGTCGCTTTGCTGGAGTTGAGGTGTTTACAATAAATTGTGTCAGGAAGTCAAATCAAGGTGAAGGGAGGCTCGTGCTGCAGTCGCACGATGCTCACTGCACGCGCGCGGAACTCTGAGTTCTTTTGTTGAAAAGTTGGTGAGTAAAAGTTGAATTTCCTTTAATCATCGCTATTTCTAATCATTCTTCATTGTGAAAACTGTTTAATTCTTTGTTTAATGTATcgcatttgtttttaaacttttccaGTGCGCctgttgttgtctttctctTATCACACAGCCCGCCACGTTAATGTTGCACTTTTATCAGTATTCGATTAGGCTGTCTTTCCCAAAGCATGATGTGGACATGGACTCATACACAAGCATGGGAACATAAACTGATGTTCAGACACTGATGAGCTCATCAGCTTCACTCTTCCAAGTCACCTCATAGCTTATTGGGATTGCATATTTTggagaaaataatacaattgtgattgtttttgccTGATTTGACTGCAAGATTATTCAGGTTAAAGgggaatgatcatttttgtatcattattgtCATTTCAATTGAAAGTATAAGCAAAAGATAATGGGATTTTTGTGAGGATCTCTAAACAAAGATTATTTTTTCgcaattatgtaaaatttgatctaatttttttaaattcagttgacAAATAATCCTATAATTTTGATATTGCACTTGTCAATGTTGCGatttcaaataaatgtttatttattgtgcaCCCCTAAGCGACCTGTTACAGAGACCCTGTTATTTCTTGCCTCTGCAGGTGTGAATATGAACACCATGACAGGTGAGGTGGTGGTCTGGAGGGGTCTGACCTGGATGAAGCAGGCAGCCAGCGGGAACCAGAGGCTGGTAAACTTCCATCACGCCGCCGGATCAGCAAGGGTGAGCGAGTCAGCTGTGATTTGGTCTTCATGCAGCTGCAGTGCCGGATAGAGTTTCACAAACATGCAACCCAGATACCATCTAAGTCTGTTTTCTGCAGCCGTCACCTCATCAGCACCATCAATAGAGAGAACAGGGTTGTGTAGCTGGTGATTTATAAAGTTGGATGGTGGActtttatgtgaaaaaaaactgactgattaatgattttgtactttttctgaAAAGAAAAGCTTCAAAAACACATTGGAAACACATAGGGACAATGATTCTCAACGTTTTATCCAACAAATGTTTACAAAGCATTTTTCGATACTTTATTCTGTTGAAGTGTTTTGTACATTCTGGTTCTGCCATTGCTAACAGGACTTTCTGCATGTTTGCACGTACACTTACTCCTCCACTATATTGAGGAACAGAAATTGCTGTCACTGCTACATGAGTCATCACTTCCACAACAGATCCTGCAAATCCTGTATATGGCTGCCTGTAGTTTTTGCATGCTCTTGACAGCACTTCATTTGtcttattgtattttcattttgacagtttattttaacagtacTTGTGTGGATGGGATTTTATTTCTAAGAATGAAGGAGGAAAATACCTGtaactgtgtgtgcatgtcaagTAGTGCTGTTTTTTTGGAGTTTGTTAGCTTCAGACTGAGCCAGGCTATCTGTTTCCCCTTGTTTCCAACCTTTTAGTTAAGCCAAAAATAACgtggggccggattcacaaaagtgttcttaaaataaaacgtaagaaaattcttaagaagaaaaaaaaaaaaaaagatgtttctaAGAATGTTCATAAATGCTATTCAtcatttttcttaagaattgtcgtatgtcttaagaacttcttagttttctcacttaggacgTTCTAGCTGCCACCCAGAGAACTTCCATcttaaataatatgttcatAGCGATTAATTAAGCTGTATCAAATACAAAAACTGCCTTTGTGATTTACTAAgagtacattgtagtgtaatcaAGGAATAGGCCGACATGTCGCAtagactgaaaggacatttcagTTACATAtcaactgccaaaataagcTGTATGtgatacatacacataaaaaactACTGTGACCGACTTCAATGAACACTGTGTTAACACTGTGTCtagggctaaactaaatattaaagaatcaaataaatgtcatacaaatttgttcaagttaataaataaagacttatcttttcactgtagctgttttaaaACTGGTGAGGGCTTCTCtaaaagttgtgaagaaatatgagaagaaatctaagaactctgaggaaaaaacttaagaagaaagttaagaaaaaaataaataaagtaccaaatcttcttaaattttgtcttaaaaGCAAAGTCAAGTAAAAAGTAgcacttaagaagcatttttattcttaagaatgctttgtgaatccagcaccagcttcatatttaaaagGACAGAAAGGAGTGGTATCATCTTCAACACCTACTCATATGAATGATGTTTTGTCGTACAGGAGATGTTCATCAAACATCCTAAAGTCTGCGTCCACAGACCCACAGCAGCACAGCTTCACAGATATTCCACTCTGGGAGCTTGTTTCAGCACCTGTGTCATTGGAAGTGTAAACAGCGGTCAAGCGACCTGCAGTGGACGACCCTGCACCAAGCGTCTGAGGTCCCACAGGGACTGGTCACACCGACTGTTCTCTGGACATACGAGGTTATTTAACCAGGACAACTCCACGGTGGGACGTCTGACAACAGAGGATGTTGATAAAGCAGGAAACACCAAGAAAACAGACTTTAAGCGGCATAGACAAGTGGTATTCACTCCAATACTTTCTTTATAATGATGAAAAATCTGTATTTCAGTGACAACATTGGACAggataatgtttttttcaccaTTAGTCCTTTAAGTTTAGTTCTTGTCTTGTATTTCAGCTCAGTGAAATGGCCAGAGAGAGGAAGGTGCCCATCACACGGATAGGAAGACTGGTGAACTTTGGAGGTAGGTGTGTTTACTGCTGTATTGGTCACATTACAGAATAAAAGCGACATTAATATTACTGTAGTCCTGGTTACCATAAAGGTTTGAGTTGCTCTGCAGCCAGTGTTAGATTACTGGGCAGCTGCCAGgtgctgtgtgcaaagtgtATGAATGTGAAGCAGAACATGTGCTCAGCAAAGAGGattgttgattgtttgttttatgcaactttacTCACCTTTGAGTCTGTTTGAAGTGGTTGACTTCATTTTTTGACCAGcgttttgtttatatttacttcCTCTTCATTGAGTTTCCTGGtgcatttctgtatttattcatgcatAAAGTAGATTGATGGAATAATATCAAACTATTAGCAGAAAGGTGtgttgcatcactcaaaaacaaaaatcctGCTCCTTAACATTACTTATGTTGAAGAAACTCAGCAGGGTATCTCTAAGTTTTAGATCATTGTTTAGACTgaaattatactttttaaatgtttagaaAATATTTTCTACTGTGTGTGTCTTAAGTAATTACCCAATAAGTTGATGGATTTATTATAGCAGAAAATTATTTAGCAAAAATTAGGTACTTTTTTTAGAACAAAATGCTCCAAATTAATTAGTTTCACCttctaatataaatatatatatatatatatatatatatatatatatatatatatatatatatatattttttttttttttttttttttttttttaaataaacttaacCAGTGTTTCCCAGTCCTCTCCTTGCTCCCACAAGGCTGATTCAAATGCTCGGTTTGTTATCAAGCAGCATACGAGCCAATAATTTGAATCAGCTGTGTCAGCAGAGAGGGACCTGAAACATGCAGGACAAGTGGAACCAGGGAAACACTGAACTATTGAGAAAATGGgcagcagattaatcaatagTACAAATTATTAGTTAAGGCTAATTTGTTATATGTTTTGAACCAACTTAGTGTTGacctcacttttttattttattttacaactaCACAAATTAAATGACCCAGAATCTAATTTTGTAGCATTTAGTAACTCAAGATAActtaatcttcttttttttttcattcttgtaTTTGGAAATTATACgattcaaaaaatatatttttcttatacAGTCTGTCTAGTCTTGGCTGCTTGTTGAAAGGCTATGAGTACcggctgtgtgcatttctctgtgaTTTGAGCATTATGATATTTTAACAGTGTTTCTATATCGCTTggacctgctttataatcacaaaagacatggaaatctcactttttactaTATGGGAACTTTAAATTGACTTTAGTTAACTTTGTGCAAACGACATTGGAGTGCCGTAAATGATGTCAACATGACAGATTTAATGTGATTTGgtactctctctctgtttctctctctctctctctgtctatccatatatatatatataataaactatGCTACTAAATAAACTATGCTACTTTAAACTATctagaaagtttaaaaaataaatatatatatatatatatatatatatatatatatttatttattttttaaactttctagATAGTTTAAAGTagcatagtttattttttaagcctGTTGCTGCAGCGAAGTGAACACCAAAGCACCTAAGTGTAATTTTAgatttggatgattggatgagagGGTTTGCATTGATGGCCTCGGTCACCAGTTTTGGAGAGCTGGCCAGGCTGTGGGATGTGCTGAGTATCGGTAGCTGAAAAAAATTTTTCAAGAACTTTCCAGAGTCCTGCTAATATATAACACGTTGCCCACTTATGAGCAGTAGTATCAGCTGTTTCTTGGCCTTAAACGGCTCCTGAACTGTCAAAGGGTCCGAGTGTTGCCCGGAGAAATCAAACCACCTCTGGTTACTGATTGCTGTTATCACGAcatttgttgttgctgctgttatcAGATGCAGAGTAGGTCATTGGTGAAGGTAACACCGTGggcattcataaaaaaaaaacaattgccaTATGAATGATGTTAACGTCACCTTTTTTTAAGAGTTTCTGTTATTTCAAAGAAAGTTTCTGAATcgtattttgtgttattttgtttttgcaggtCTGGCGGTTGGACTCGGCTTTGGGGCGATCGTTGAAGTGGCCAAGAAGAATTTTTACCCCCAACAACAGAAAGGTGATAAGAGGaagactttttgttttattgcacaAGTGTGTTAATGATCATAACATCAATATAAAAAGCAAACATGGTTTATGTGACTACTCTAAAATAACTCAGTCTACATTTTATGTTGCATGTCAAACAGGAAAATGTCATACTGTAGTGTATCACAAAATAAGTCAATgtaaagtcatagtatagtatgtcattatttttttccataaaactcACAGCATAGTATGTCTgtcgtgtgtgtatatatatatatatatatatgcccttcaaaatgtgataaatagtcatactatagtatgtaatttgaaagaaaatgtataatgcattgaattatcattttaaaaagtcagtaCAGTATGCCATTAAGAAAATCACCAACAAAttaagaaattattttaaaaaatcatgacatAAGATTTTCATTTACAAAATCATAGTATAGTGtgccttaaaaaaacataacaatgtCAGAATCATAAATGCCATAAAAACTTAACAAAAAGTTATACTAAAGGATGTCAAAAAAATATCAACAATGTCCTAGTTTCAACACATCCCATAACATATATGGTTTTTaagaatatttaaattttaaaaggtATATTTCGCAGAATAACTTAATTGACAAAGGTTCCTGTGCTGATAGATATGGGAGTATATAATATTATCATTTATACTAGAATGGAGTCTTGCATTAGATTAAtataaaaaagcatttatttgtataacataTGTTGACATACAACTGCACAtgcttcagtgtttttattttatgaaatcaaTGAAGGTTAATTTAAATTCTCTTTATTTTATAGATGGTAAAAAACCTGTTCTGTCCTCGAGTGCCTTCCTGTCTGAGGCCAACGCTCAAAGAATCGTCCGAACACTTTGTAAAGTCAGAGGAGCAGCTCTGAAACTGGGACAGATGCTCAGTATTCAAGGTGAGGTACAGTCAGAAATGTCACAGGAAAAGGAAGTGGCCTTCAGTGATgcagtaccacacacacacacacacacacacacaaacaaacagtgccAAGGCTCGTTATGGACAGTAATTGCATCAGTGTACACATGAAGGTTCAGCTTTCACCGGAGACTAAACACAGACGGCAAACCGGTGATTGAGATTCCCAACAAGACTTCATCATGTTTCTGATTTGGACTCACCGGGAAACAAACAGCAAAATGTCATCACCTAAAATAAACCTCGGGCCAGCTGAACACAATAAGTGCCATTCCAGTCGAGTTATTGTCGGCAACTGAGGCTCAACTGACACTTAAAACAGCAAGCTTACTCTACAGTGTTGTTATGTCCTCAGACGTCCACAGTGGACGGAGGAAACTATGTATTTACTGCACTTAAGGACACCTTTGAGGTACTGGAGTATATTTGCTGCGCCTCTGTACtgtcaatacatttaaaaaaggcaaatattttactttt from the Centropristis striata isolate RG_2023a ecotype Rhode Island chromosome 16, C.striata_1.0, whole genome shotgun sequence genome contains:
- the LOC131988161 gene encoding tatD DNase domain containing 3-like isoform X2, whose translation is MHGYVDCHCHISAGDFDKDIEEVVESSKKAGLLALLAVAEHAGEFDKIIALSQRFPGFIFPCLGVHPVQEVSPEQQRGASLQDLDAALPIIEKYKDHLVAIGEVGLDFTPRYVSGETDKDIQRQVLIRQAQIAKELDLPINVHSRSAGRPTIQLLKEQGVEKALLHAFDGKPSVALEGVKAGYFFSIPPSIIRSEQQKLVKQLPLENICLETDSPALGPEKQVRNEPKNICISAEYISKIKGVSLQEVMEVTTQNALRLFPKLKSAIRP
- the LOC131988161 gene encoding tatD DNase domain containing 3-like isoform X1, which gives rise to MHGYVDCHCHISAGDFDKDIEEVVESSKKAGLLALLAVAEHAGEFDKIIALSQRFPGFIFPCLGVHPVQEVSPEQQRGASLQDLDAALPIIEKYKDHLVAIGEVGLDFTPRYVSGETDKDIQRQVLIRQAQIAKELDLPINVHSRSAGRPTIQLLKEQGVEKALLHAFDGKPSVALEGVKAGYFFSIPPSIIRSEQKQKLVKQLPLENICLETDSPALGPEKQVRNEPKNICISAEYISKIKGVSLQEVMEVTTQNALRLFPKLKSAIRP